In Streptomyces sp. DG2A-72, one genomic interval encodes:
- a CDS encoding LysR family transcriptional regulator: MDVDTRLLRSFVAVAEEGTLTRAAERLYVSQPALTKQIKQLEAQLGVRLFTRSRTGMTVTASGRALAERAPALLAAWDQVLRETKSTAGRAARVLRVGFLASAANEATPRIVAEFSRRRPGWRADMRQAPWSDPSGGLADGEVDVALLRLPFPGQDTLRTEPLFTEPRWAALPADHPLAAHDEVRFQDLWDEPFVAAPAETGPWREYWLAMDEREGHPVRIGAVTDLPDDWLNAIANGYGVALAPASAARFYARPGIVYRPVSGIGPSQVAVAWAPAGDTHPAVQDFVHCCLEYGVAD, encoded by the coding sequence ATGGATGTGGACACCCGGCTGCTGCGCTCCTTCGTCGCCGTCGCGGAGGAGGGCACCCTCACCCGTGCCGCGGAACGCCTCTATGTCTCCCAACCGGCGCTCACCAAACAGATCAAGCAACTCGAAGCCCAGCTGGGCGTACGGCTGTTCACACGCTCCCGCACCGGCATGACCGTCACCGCATCGGGCCGTGCCCTGGCGGAGCGGGCGCCCGCCCTGCTGGCCGCGTGGGACCAGGTGCTGCGGGAGACCAAGAGCACCGCCGGCCGGGCCGCCCGCGTGCTGCGCGTCGGCTTCCTCGCCAGCGCCGCCAACGAGGCGACCCCCCGTATCGTCGCCGAGTTCTCCCGGCGCCGCCCCGGCTGGCGCGCGGACATGCGCCAGGCTCCCTGGTCCGACCCGAGCGGCGGCCTCGCCGACGGAGAGGTCGACGTGGCACTGCTACGGCTTCCCTTCCCGGGACAGGACACACTGCGCACGGAGCCGCTCTTCACCGAACCGCGCTGGGCAGCCCTGCCCGCGGACCACCCCCTCGCCGCCCACGACGAGGTCCGTTTCCAGGATCTGTGGGACGAGCCGTTCGTCGCCGCGCCGGCCGAGACCGGCCCGTGGCGTGAGTACTGGCTGGCCATGGACGAACGCGAGGGCCACCCCGTCCGCATCGGCGCCGTCACCGACCTGCCCGACGACTGGCTGAACGCGATCGCCAACGGCTACGGCGTCGCCCTCGCCCCCGCATCCGCCGCCCGCTTCTACGCCCGCCCCGGCATCGTCTACCGCCCCGTCAGCGGCATCGGCCCCAGCCAGGTGGCCGTCGCCTGGGCGCCCGCCGGCGACACCCATCCGGCCGTCCAGGACTTCGTCCACTGCTGCCTCGAGTACGGCGTCGCGGACTGA
- a CDS encoding alkaline phosphatase family protein encodes MAELTRRRLLGSAAGALGGAAALSLLPPSLQKAVAAEPPRHSSLRDIEHVVLLMQENRSFDHYFGTLSGVRGFADPHALKLDNGRSVFYQPDAENPKGYLLPFHLDTHTSSAQAIPSTSHAWSVQHEAWNGGKMDQWLPAHRKADGVNGPYVMGYYTREDIPFQFALAETFTICDHYFCSVFGPTWPNRLYWMTGTIDPGGTQGGPILSNVAPTPYRWTTYAERLQAAGISWKVYQQDDDYGCNMLEQFASFKNAQPGSDLYERGVRPQPEGTFEDDARNDRLPAVSWIMPTSYQSEHPDYLPAAGADFVASKLEAIASNPKVWRKTAFILSYDENDGLFDHVAPPTPPAGTVDEFVQGLPIGGGFRVPAIVISPWTVGGWVASETFDHTSALRFLECFTGVEEPNITDWRRATFGDFTSAFRFSAARPRPPRLPDDTAEQLEKAKEEVATLPKPTLPGADQTFPHQERGRRPHV; translated from the coding sequence ATGGCTGAGTTGACCCGCCGTAGACTTCTGGGTTCCGCCGCCGGCGCACTGGGCGGCGCCGCGGCCCTCTCCCTCCTCCCGCCCAGCCTGCAGAAGGCCGTGGCCGCCGAACCGCCGCGGCACAGCTCACTGCGCGACATCGAGCACGTCGTGCTGCTGATGCAGGAGAACCGGTCCTTCGACCACTACTTCGGCACCCTCTCCGGCGTCCGCGGCTTCGCCGACCCGCACGCACTCAAGCTCGACAACGGACGCTCCGTCTTCTACCAGCCCGACGCCGAGAACCCGAAGGGCTACCTCCTGCCCTTCCACCTGGACACCCACACGTCCAGCGCACAGGCCATCCCCTCCACGAGCCACGCCTGGTCGGTGCAGCACGAGGCGTGGAACGGCGGCAAGATGGACCAGTGGCTACCGGCCCACCGCAAGGCCGACGGCGTCAACGGCCCCTATGTGATGGGCTATTACACGCGCGAGGACATCCCGTTCCAGTTCGCGCTCGCCGAGACCTTCACCATCTGCGACCACTACTTCTGCTCGGTGTTCGGCCCGACCTGGCCGAACCGCCTGTACTGGATGACCGGCACCATCGACCCCGGCGGCACGCAGGGCGGCCCGATCCTGAGCAACGTGGCGCCGACGCCGTACCGCTGGACGACGTACGCGGAACGCCTCCAGGCCGCCGGGATCAGCTGGAAGGTGTACCAGCAGGACGACGACTACGGCTGCAACATGCTGGAGCAGTTCGCGTCCTTCAAGAACGCGCAGCCGGGCTCCGACCTGTACGAGCGGGGCGTACGGCCGCAGCCGGAGGGCACGTTCGAGGACGATGCTCGCAACGACCGCCTTCCGGCGGTGTCGTGGATCATGCCGACGAGCTACCAGTCGGAGCACCCCGACTATCTCCCGGCCGCGGGCGCCGACTTCGTCGCGTCCAAGCTGGAGGCGATCGCGTCCAACCCGAAGGTGTGGCGCAAGACCGCCTTCATCCTCAGCTACGACGAGAACGACGGCCTGTTCGACCATGTGGCCCCGCCGACCCCGCCCGCGGGCACGGTGGACGAGTTCGTCCAGGGGCTGCCGATCGGCGGTGGCTTCCGTGTCCCGGCCATCGTCATCTCGCCCTGGACGGTGGGCGGTTGGGTGGCCTCGGAGACGTTCGACCACACCTCCGCGCTGCGGTTCCTGGAGTGCTTCACGGGAGTGGAGGAGCCGAACATCACCGACTGGCGGCGCGCCACCTTCGGCGACTTCACCTCCGCGTTCCGTTTCTCGGCCGCCCGCCCCCGGCCGCCCCGGCTGCCCGACGACACCGCCGAGCAGCTGGAGAAGGCGAAGGAAGAGGTGGCCACCCTGCCGAAGCCGACGCTGCCGGGAGCGGACCAGACGTTCCCGCATCAGGAGCGGGGGCGCCGGCCGCACGTCTGA
- a CDS encoding helix-turn-helix transcriptional regulator has product MHAFDVLGDPVRRRILELLASGEQASGEISAVIRDEFGISQPAVSQHLRVLRESGFTSVRAEGTRRLYAVDAAPLREVDAWLERFRGFWEQRLDALGTELARGKRERRLREEERGASGDE; this is encoded by the coding sequence GTGCACGCCTTCGACGTCCTTGGGGATCCGGTCAGGCGCCGGATATTGGAGCTACTCGCATCCGGAGAGCAGGCGTCGGGCGAGATCAGCGCCGTGATCCGGGACGAGTTCGGGATCTCCCAGCCGGCCGTCTCGCAGCACCTGCGGGTGCTGCGGGAGAGCGGCTTCACGTCCGTGCGCGCGGAAGGCACACGGCGGCTGTACGCCGTCGACGCCGCGCCGCTGCGTGAGGTGGACGCCTGGCTGGAGAGGTTCCGGGGGTTCTGGGAGCAGCGGCTCGACGCGCTCGGGACGGAGCTCGCGCGGGGCAAGCGCGAGCGCAGGCTGAGAGAGGAAGAAAGGGGAGCGAGCGGGGATGAGTGA
- a CDS encoding SRPBCC family protein, which produces MSDIVDEINRRHREVGVRQVEAGEAKTVLLRRTFDAGIADVWDAVTSPERISRWFLPVSGELKLGGRYQLEGNAGGEILECAEPTRLRVSWLYGPDPGFSEVEVRLTPDGEDRTVLELEHVAVVPDDFWDQYGPGAVGVGWDLGLLGLDRHLAGGEISREGAEAWDKSPEGKEFATRSGEAWGVAYAASGAEAKVVAATTAATIAFYTGA; this is translated from the coding sequence ATGAGTGACATCGTCGACGAGATCAACCGTCGCCACCGTGAGGTCGGCGTCCGCCAGGTCGAGGCGGGCGAGGCGAAGACGGTGCTCCTGCGGCGGACCTTCGACGCCGGCATTGCCGACGTGTGGGACGCGGTGACCTCGCCCGAGCGGATCAGCCGCTGGTTCCTGCCGGTCAGCGGTGAGCTCAAGCTCGGCGGGCGCTACCAGCTGGAGGGCAACGCCGGCGGCGAGATCCTCGAATGCGCCGAGCCGACCCGGCTGCGCGTGAGCTGGCTGTACGGGCCCGACCCTGGCTTCAGCGAGGTCGAGGTGCGACTCACGCCGGACGGCGAGGACCGCACGGTGCTGGAACTGGAGCATGTGGCCGTGGTGCCGGACGACTTCTGGGACCAGTACGGGCCCGGAGCGGTCGGAGTCGGTTGGGACCTGGGGCTCCTCGGACTCGACAGGCACCTGGCGGGCGGCGAGATCAGCAGGGAGGGGGCGGAGGCCTGGGACAAGTCGCCCGAGGGCAAGGAGTTCGCGACGCGCTCGGGGGAGGCGTGGGGCGTCGCGTACGCCGCCTCCGGTGCCGAGGCGAAGGTCGTGGCGGCCACGACGGCGGCGACGATCGCGTTCTACACGGGAGCGTAG
- a CDS encoding endo-1,4-beta-xylanase: protein MNSHITQVMQHGKGTRRPDGLRGFQSQFSSASPVPPDYEANLRRFAHLGADVQITELDIEGSGTPSGNGPLAAGASTSFGFTVMKNGNTAAPTLGSCTAS, encoded by the coding sequence ATGAACAGCCACATCACCCAGGTCATGCAGCACGGGAAAGGCACGCGGCGTCCCGATGGACTGCGTGGCTTCCAGTCGCAGTTCAGCAGCGCGTCCCCCGTGCCGCCGGACTACGAGGCCAACCTGCGGCGCTTCGCGCACCTGGGCGCCGACGTACAGATCACCGAACTGGACATCGAGGGCTCGGGCACGCCCAGCGGCAACGGCCCCCTCGCCGCCGGAGCCTCCACGAGCTTCGGCTTCACCGTCATGAAGAACGGCAACACCGCGGCCCCGACGCTCGGTTCCTGCACGGCTTCCTGA
- a CDS encoding lipoprotein — MQVRAGIAGRGAVHVALLAGVLTGCSQAAPKEPEDKQASAPASADGAVAAKGGTIGAEGSSCELPVTFDIAEEWKAETVEGGPAADIADTLLHQGPVTLACEIDAKPAGNIGYLRVWTGDPAKDDARTALEAFVEAEAGASEETYRTFKTGGLDGAEVEYLYTSELLDETKKERALAVVTSDGPVVVHLGGLDSEEHEEMLPAYQLAKRTLRGN; from the coding sequence ATGCAGGTCAGGGCGGGGATCGCGGGGCGTGGTGCGGTGCATGTGGCGTTGCTGGCGGGGGTGCTGACGGGGTGTTCGCAGGCCGCGCCGAAGGAGCCGGAGGACAAGCAGGCTTCGGCGCCGGCGAGCGCCGACGGGGCGGTTGCCGCCAAGGGGGGCACCATCGGAGCCGAGGGCTCCTCCTGCGAACTCCCGGTCACCTTCGACATCGCCGAGGAGTGGAAGGCCGAGACCGTGGAGGGCGGTCCTGCCGCGGACATCGCCGACACGCTCCTCCATCAGGGCCCGGTCACCCTCGCCTGCGAGATCGACGCGAAGCCCGCGGGGAACATCGGCTACCTCCGCGTCTGGACCGGCGACCCGGCCAAGGACGACGCGCGCACCGCCCTGGAGGCATTCGTCGAAGCCGAGGCCGGCGCGAGCGAGGAGACGTACCGGACGTTCAAGACGGGCGGCCTCGACGGCGCCGAGGTGGAGTACCTCTACACCAGCGAGCTCCTGGACGAGACGAAGAAGGAACGTGCCCTCGCCGTCGTCACATCCGACGGACCGGTCGTCGTGCATCTCGGAGGCCTGGACAGCGAGGAACACGAGGAGATGCTCCCGGCGTATCAGCTCGCCAAGCGGACCCTGCGCGGCAACTGA
- a CDS encoding TetR/AcrR family transcriptional regulator, with translation MARVGLTTERLIRAGAELADEVGFEQVTVSELARRFDVKVASLYSHVKNSQDLKTRIALFALEELADLSADAVAGRAGKDALTAFANVYRDYAHEYPGRAAAARMRLDPETAAASAGVRHARMTRAILRGYDLAEPDETHAVRLLGSVFHGYASLEGAGGFSHSAPDSEESWTRVLDALDTLLRNWPARPTP, from the coding sequence GTGGCACGAGTGGGCCTGACGACAGAACGCCTGATCCGGGCAGGTGCGGAACTGGCCGACGAGGTCGGCTTCGAGCAGGTGACCGTCTCCGAGCTCGCCCGGCGGTTCGACGTCAAGGTCGCGAGTCTGTACTCGCACGTGAAGAACTCCCAGGACCTCAAGACCCGGATCGCCCTGTTCGCGCTGGAGGAACTGGCCGACCTGTCCGCCGACGCGGTCGCCGGGCGGGCCGGCAAGGACGCCCTGACCGCGTTCGCGAACGTCTACCGCGACTACGCCCACGAGTACCCCGGCCGGGCCGCGGCTGCCCGGATGAGGCTCGACCCCGAGACGGCGGCCGCCAGTGCCGGGGTCCGGCACGCCCGGATGACGCGGGCGATCCTGCGCGGCTACGACCTGGCGGAACCCGACGAGACGCACGCCGTGCGGCTGCTGGGCAGCGTCTTCCACGGCTACGCCAGCCTCGAAGGCGCGGGCGGTTTCAGCCACAGCGCCCCCGACAGCGAGGAGTCCTGGACACGGGTCCTGGACGCCCTCGACACCCTGCTGCGCAACTGGCCCGCCCGCCCCACCCCTTGA
- a CDS encoding GDSL-type esterase/lipase family protein, which translates to MNTEHEWITTPVTAGLLRGALDVERTEHGVLPHRLPAWARAQSTDAQLAMAESQPSGVRLVFRTRASAVQLDTLPTKRAYVGVPPRPDGVYDLIVDGRPAGHASVRGGNTVTVDMVAGTAEIQPGPPGTLRFTGLPERDKDVEIWLPHNETTEVLALRTDAPVEPARDPGRRVWLHHGSSISHGSDAASPSTTWPALAAGLGGVELINLGLGGGALLDPFTARTMRDTSADLISVKIGINVVNADLMRLRAFGPAVHGFLDTLREGHPTVPLLVVSPILCPIHEDTPGPCFPDYSEISEGRLRFGALGDPAERASGKLTLRVIREELARIVAQRSADDPNLHYLDGRELYGEADYAELPLPDELHPDAATHRRMGERFATRAFTAAGPFADDGS; encoded by the coding sequence ATGAACACCGAGCACGAATGGATCACCACGCCCGTCACCGCCGGGCTCCTGCGCGGCGCCCTCGACGTGGAGCGCACCGAACACGGGGTGCTGCCGCACCGGCTGCCCGCGTGGGCCCGCGCCCAGAGCACCGACGCCCAGCTGGCCATGGCCGAGTCCCAGCCCTCCGGCGTACGGCTGGTCTTCCGCACCCGCGCCAGCGCGGTCCAGCTGGACACGCTGCCCACCAAGCGGGCCTACGTGGGCGTGCCGCCCCGCCCGGACGGCGTGTACGACCTGATCGTCGACGGCCGCCCGGCCGGACACGCAAGTGTCAGGGGCGGAAACACCGTGACCGTCGACATGGTCGCGGGCACCGCCGAGATACAGCCCGGCCCACCCGGAACCCTCCGCTTCACCGGTTTGCCCGAGCGCGACAAGGACGTCGAGATCTGGCTGCCGCACAACGAGACCACCGAAGTCCTGGCCCTGCGCACCGACGCCCCCGTCGAGCCCGCGCGGGACCCGGGCCGCAGGGTCTGGCTCCACCACGGCAGCTCCATCAGCCACGGTTCCGACGCGGCCAGTCCCAGCACGACCTGGCCCGCGCTGGCCGCCGGCCTCGGCGGCGTGGAGCTGATCAACCTGGGCCTGGGGGGCGGCGCCCTGCTCGATCCGTTCACCGCCCGCACCATGCGCGACACCTCCGCCGATCTGATCAGCGTCAAGATCGGTATCAACGTGGTCAACGCCGACCTGATGCGTCTGCGCGCCTTCGGTCCCGCGGTCCACGGCTTCCTCGACACCCTCCGGGAGGGCCACCCGACCGTGCCCCTGCTGGTGGTCTCGCCCATCCTGTGCCCCATCCACGAGGACACGCCGGGCCCCTGCTTTCCCGACTACAGTGAGATCAGCGAGGGCCGACTGCGGTTCGGGGCCCTGGGCGATCCGGCGGAACGCGCGAGCGGGAAGCTGACGTTGCGCGTGATCCGCGAGGAACTGGCCCGGATCGTGGCACAACGGTCGGCGGACGACCCGAACCTGCACTACCTCGACGGCCGCGAACTCTACGGCGAGGCCGACTACGCCGAACTGCCGCTCCCCGACGAGCTCCACCCGGACGCCGCCACCCACCGCCGTATGGGCGAACGCTTCGCCACGCGCGCCTTCACCGCCGCAGGCCCCTTCGCGGACGACGGCTCCTGA
- a CDS encoding DUF4157 domain-containing protein, with product MLRQAGHHRAREEHQHSDSCSHQSTAPPAVQRSAVHNVLRAPGQPLDEATRTDMESRLGADFSDVRIHTDGAAKASAAEVGARAYTSGSHVVVGEGGADKHTLAHELTHVIQQRQGPVAATDNGGGLRVSDPSDRFEREAEANARRVMSGPAPQGRFSGADAPPTSGGGDSASSLPVQRVFQGGLSGYNTAQAIRELKEQIPGSAPKWSAVDAARTGATAYDSLGGLASALGLPPPQQPGAMSASGVAPASTTSAATTPARPPRPVPRPNPAGLTRAGQQSSSAATQQQVPSAPALAAHARTTAPPAPVEEREKGVADQVSVEDFAANSAQARAELEKERAAPHKYLRRRAASQLNDAVFQQMAGSVKITNKNQVMPHLIDQLYSCLEWTGRAPIAVFTHEAQGKGDLMLGVKTADALRENFPRTEANQNDIALLTAEAAHKKQPGVFEDSGHPFTVLDGATPTAPPLGHGEGPTHAIVAPQLAATKKFQMSVNQWGSTVSAMTEYSKKESLPPGAAGTGYTTGLGGDEVGITFDAGLRAYKQNQDSIAGEENKRAARLENLQALKSKDLLTALFPEDQEQAAKDYAAAATSRLYFAYSNKSAMRFALTVAEVENGKNNDVHVVQSSPTQMPALDATVKHDLAGLGVAKVRLVEVSSQKPAPTIGVHETGGVGKTMHWIMTDRVPHDDMLTLIKASEPIVMTTGNQSTSEALSAGKTIMYESIGMEQSKAFRQSLYAGAGVKQPDIDSIAAVSRDYDQRGTPGPGQPQFKAAAAALQNMQQEDKMGAFSDKTSATKDLGRWIGGQHLRDFLMKTELASDLQSREEKLKSDYRKADAYKSFVDHLLGLPGSEQ from the coding sequence ATGCTCCGACAGGCCGGCCACCATCGGGCCCGCGAGGAGCACCAGCACAGCGACAGTTGCAGCCACCAGAGCACCGCACCCCCCGCCGTACAGCGCTCTGCCGTCCACAACGTCCTGCGCGCCCCCGGCCAGCCACTGGACGAAGCCACCCGCACCGACATGGAATCCCGCCTCGGGGCGGACTTCTCCGACGTCCGCATCCACACCGACGGCGCCGCGAAGGCCTCCGCCGCCGAAGTCGGTGCCCGCGCTTACACCTCGGGCAGCCATGTGGTCGTCGGCGAGGGCGGCGCCGACAAGCACACCCTGGCGCACGAGCTGACGCATGTCATCCAGCAGCGACAAGGGCCGGTCGCTGCCACTGACAACGGTGGGGGTCTGCGGGTGTCGGACCCTTCCGACCGGTTCGAGCGGGAGGCGGAGGCCAACGCCCGTCGGGTGATGAGCGGCCCCGCCCCGCAGGGCCGCTTCTCGGGCGCCGACGCGCCCCCAACGTCGGGCGGTGGGGACTCCGCGTCCTCGCTCCCCGTGCAGCGGGTCTTCCAGGGCGGCCTGAGCGGCTACAACACCGCTCAGGCGATCAGGGAGTTGAAGGAGCAGATCCCGGGGTCGGCGCCGAAGTGGAGTGCGGTCGATGCGGCACGTACCGGCGCGACGGCCTACGACAGCCTTGGCGGCCTCGCGTCGGCGCTGGGTCTCCCGCCGCCGCAGCAGCCCGGGGCCATGTCGGCTTCGGGGGTTGCTCCGGCGTCCACCACCTCGGCCGCGACCACCCCGGCCCGCCCCCCGCGGCCGGTGCCCAGGCCCAATCCGGCCGGGCTCACCAGGGCCGGGCAACAGTCGAGCTCCGCGGCCACCCAGCAGCAGGTCCCCTCGGCGCCGGCCCTGGCAGCGCACGCCCGCACCACCGCGCCTCCGGCGCCGGTCGAGGAGCGGGAGAAGGGGGTCGCCGATCAGGTCTCGGTGGAGGACTTCGCGGCGAACTCCGCACAGGCCCGGGCCGAACTGGAGAAGGAGCGGGCCGCTCCCCACAAATACCTGCGCCGACGGGCCGCAAGCCAGTTGAACGACGCGGTGTTCCAGCAGATGGCCGGATCTGTGAAGATCACCAACAAGAACCAGGTCATGCCGCACCTGATCGACCAGCTCTACAGCTGCCTGGAGTGGACCGGCCGGGCACCCATCGCGGTCTTCACCCATGAGGCCCAGGGCAAGGGCGACCTGATGCTCGGCGTCAAGACCGCCGACGCGCTGCGCGAGAACTTCCCGCGTACCGAGGCGAACCAGAATGACATCGCACTGCTGACCGCCGAGGCAGCGCACAAGAAGCAGCCCGGCGTCTTCGAGGACTCCGGCCACCCGTTCACGGTGCTCGACGGCGCCACCCCCACCGCTCCGCCACTCGGTCACGGCGAGGGCCCCACCCACGCGATCGTCGCCCCGCAGCTGGCCGCTACCAAGAAATTCCAAATGAGCGTCAACCAATGGGGCAGCACTGTCTCCGCGATGACCGAGTACTCCAAGAAGGAATCGCTACCGCCGGGCGCCGCCGGGACCGGCTATACCACCGGACTCGGTGGGGATGAGGTCGGCATCACCTTCGACGCCGGCCTGCGGGCCTACAAGCAGAACCAGGACAGCATTGCGGGCGAGGAGAACAAGCGGGCCGCCCGGCTGGAGAACCTCCAGGCGCTGAAGTCCAAAGATCTCCTGACCGCGCTCTTCCCGGAGGACCAGGAGCAGGCGGCGAAGGACTATGCCGCCGCCGCCACTTCCCGGCTGTACTTCGCCTATTCAAACAAGAGCGCGATGCGGTTCGCGCTCACTGTGGCTGAGGTCGAGAACGGCAAGAACAACGACGTGCACGTCGTCCAGTCCTCGCCCACGCAGATGCCGGCGCTCGACGCCACCGTGAAGCACGACCTCGCGGGGCTCGGGGTGGCCAAGGTCCGACTGGTGGAGGTGTCCTCCCAGAAACCTGCCCCGACGATCGGGGTCCACGAAACCGGCGGCGTCGGCAAGACGATGCACTGGATCATGACCGACCGGGTCCCGCACGACGACATGCTGACGCTGATCAAGGCGAGCGAGCCGATCGTGATGACGACCGGCAACCAGAGCACCTCCGAGGCGCTGTCGGCCGGCAAGACCATCATGTACGAGAGCATCGGCATGGAGCAGAGCAAGGCGTTCCGGCAATCGCTGTACGCCGGCGCCGGGGTCAAGCAGCCGGATATCGACAGCATCGCCGCCGTCAGCCGAGACTACGACCAGCGGGGCACACCCGGCCCCGGCCAGCCTCAGTTCAAGGCCGCAGCGGCAGCTCTGCAGAACATGCAGCAGGAAGACAAGATGGGGGCCTTCAGCGACAAGACCTCCGCCACCAAGGACCTCGGCCGCTGGATCGGCGGACAGCACCTGCGCGACTTCCTGATGAAGACCGAGCTCGCCTCCGACCTGCAGAGCAGGGAAGAGAAGCTCAAATCGGACTACCGGAAGGCCGATGCCTACAAGAGCTTCGTCGACCACCTCCTCGGACTCCCGGGGAGCGAGCAGTAG
- a CDS encoding NAD(P)/FAD-dependent oxidoreductase: MTFPHASPAPDAPGLDLESLRARYRAERNRRIRPDGGGQYQRLAGEFGYYADDPYADPLPGREPLTDRVEVAIVGGGFGGLLAGARLRQAGITSIRVIEKGGDFGGTWYWNRYPGIHCDIESYIYMPLLEEVGYVPQWKYAPGEEIRRHAQAIGRTFDLYRDACFQTQVTELRYDEAESEWIVTTDRGDRMRARFVVTASGTLSEPKLPGIPGITDFKGHTFHTSRWDYAYTGGDADGNLHRLADKRVGLIGTGATAIQCVPHLGADARRLYVFQRTPSSVDVRGNRPTDPDWAESLTPGWQRRRMENFLTLVTGGPADEDLVDDGWTHTARLQQKLIPSDSHRRQLPPEERERAYEIADFQKMNEIRARVDALVEDAETAELLKPWYRYMCKRPTFSDSYLQTFNRPNVTLVDTADSHGVERIIEGGVVVGGREYEVDCIIFATGFDVGVSGVFSGRLPVHGRGGVTLTEAWRQGPKTLHGFYSHGFPNLFQLGTLQNAGSVNFVHVLDEQAAHVAAVVRTARDRQALRVEPSAEAEAAWVATIRRKAADLYRFQAECTPGYYNNEGRPRERSESYGDGPIAFHALLGKWRTNGGLSEVLVDGDGGTE, encoded by the coding sequence ATGACCTTCCCCCACGCCTCACCCGCCCCCGACGCGCCCGGCCTCGACCTCGAGTCGCTGCGCGCCCGCTACCGAGCCGAGCGGAACCGCAGAATCCGCCCCGACGGCGGCGGCCAGTACCAGCGGCTCGCCGGAGAGTTCGGCTACTACGCCGACGACCCGTACGCCGATCCGCTGCCGGGCCGCGAGCCGTTGACCGACCGGGTCGAAGTCGCCATCGTCGGCGGAGGGTTCGGCGGACTGCTCGCCGGCGCGCGGCTGCGGCAGGCGGGCATCACCTCGATCCGCGTGATCGAGAAGGGCGGCGACTTCGGCGGCACCTGGTACTGGAACCGGTATCCCGGCATCCACTGCGACATCGAGTCGTACATCTACATGCCGCTGCTGGAGGAGGTCGGCTACGTCCCGCAGTGGAAGTACGCCCCCGGCGAGGAGATCCGCCGCCATGCCCAGGCGATCGGGCGGACCTTCGACCTGTACCGCGACGCCTGCTTCCAGACCCAGGTCACCGAACTGCGCTACGACGAGGCCGAGTCGGAGTGGATCGTCACCACCGACCGGGGCGACCGGATGCGGGCACGCTTCGTCGTCACCGCCAGCGGCACCCTCAGCGAGCCCAAGCTGCCCGGCATCCCCGGCATCACCGACTTCAAGGGCCACACCTTCCACACCAGCCGCTGGGACTACGCCTACACCGGAGGCGACGCCGACGGAAACCTCCACCGGCTCGCCGACAAACGCGTCGGACTGATCGGCACGGGCGCGACCGCGATCCAGTGCGTACCGCATCTGGGCGCCGACGCCCGGCGGTTGTACGTGTTCCAGCGGACGCCCTCCTCGGTCGACGTGCGCGGCAACCGCCCCACGGATCCCGACTGGGCCGAGTCGTTGACGCCGGGCTGGCAGCGGCGTCGTATGGAGAACTTCCTCACCCTGGTCACCGGCGGCCCGGCGGACGAGGACCTCGTCGACGACGGCTGGACCCACACCGCCCGGCTGCAGCAGAAGCTGATCCCCAGCGACAGCCACCGTCGGCAGCTGCCGCCCGAGGAGCGGGAACGGGCGTACGAGATCGCCGACTTCCAGAAGATGAACGAGATCCGCGCCCGCGTGGACGCCCTCGTCGAGGACGCGGAGACGGCCGAGCTGCTCAAGCCCTGGTACCGCTACATGTGCAAGCGGCCCACCTTCAGCGACTCCTACCTGCAGACCTTCAACCGGCCGAACGTCACCCTCGTCGACACGGCCGACAGCCACGGCGTGGAGCGGATCATCGAGGGCGGGGTCGTCGTCGGAGGCCGGGAGTACGAGGTCGACTGCATCATCTTCGCCACCGGCTTCGACGTCGGTGTGTCCGGCGTCTTCTCCGGACGGCTCCCCGTCCACGGCAGGGGCGGTGTCACCCTGACCGAGGCCTGGCGGCAGGGCCCCAAGACCCTGCACGGCTTCTACAGCCACGGTTTCCCCAACCTCTTCCAGCTGGGCACGCTGCAGAACGCCGGCTCCGTCAACTTCGTCCACGTCCTCGACGAACAGGCCGCCCACGTGGCCGCCGTGGTCCGTACCGCACGCGACCGGCAGGCGCTGCGGGTGGAGCCGAGTGCCGAGGCCGAGGCCGCATGGGTGGCGACGATCCGTCGGAAGGCGGCCGACCTCTACCGCTTCCAGGCCGAGTGCACCCCCGGCTACTACAACAACGAAGGCCGGCCCAGAGAGCGCAGCGAGTCGTACGGCGACGGACCGATCGCCTTCCACGCCCTGCTGGGCAAGTGGCGTACGAACGGCGGCCTGAGCGAGGTCCTCGTCGACGGCGACGGAGGCACGGAATGA
- a CDS encoding DUF4177 domain-containing protein: MSSPHMYEYKVVTFRESLIGDALDGDKLEKVLNKHAEDGWALKAITSADVKGRIGPGAVEGLLLTLERPLG, from the coding sequence ATGAGCAGCCCTCATATGTACGAGTACAAGGTCGTCACCTTCCGGGAGTCGCTGATCGGCGACGCACTGGACGGGGACAAGCTGGAGAAGGTCCTCAACAAGCACGCCGAGGACGGTTGGGCGCTCAAGGCCATCACGTCCGCCGACGTCAAGGGCCGCATAGGACCCGGCGCGGTGGAGGGGTTGCTGCTGACGCTGGAGCGGCCGCTCGGCTGA